One part of the Candidatus Effluviviaceae Genus I sp. genome encodes these proteins:
- a CDS encoding SDR family oxidoreductase, producing the protein MDLGLKGRKAVVTASSQGIGKACALELAREGADVLLCARGREALEAAREEVAKAGGGRAVAVQADLSDPAGVEAVVAAAVREFGAVHALVTNAGGPPSGRFEDFDDAAWEKAVALNLMSVVRLNRAVVPVMRRAGGGSIVNLASISVKEPIRGLVLSNAVRAAVAGLSKTLATELGPDRIRVNVVCPGYTATDRMKELMSARAKREGKPYEEIARSFQESVPLGRFADPADIARMVAFLASDAAAYVTGVTVQVDGGAVKGLL; encoded by the coding sequence GTGGACCTCGGCCTGAAGGGCAGGAAAGCAGTCGTGACGGCCTCCTCGCAAGGCATCGGGAAGGCGTGCGCGCTGGAGCTCGCGCGCGAGGGCGCCGATGTGCTTCTGTGCGCGCGGGGCCGCGAGGCCCTCGAGGCGGCGCGCGAGGAGGTCGCGAAGGCGGGCGGCGGGCGCGCGGTGGCCGTGCAGGCCGACCTCAGCGACCCGGCGGGCGTCGAGGCGGTCGTGGCCGCCGCCGTCCGCGAGTTCGGCGCGGTGCACGCGCTCGTCACGAACGCGGGCGGGCCGCCGTCCGGCCGGTTCGAGGACTTCGACGACGCGGCGTGGGAGAAGGCCGTCGCGCTCAACCTCATGAGCGTCGTGCGCCTGAACCGCGCGGTCGTCCCGGTCATGCGGCGTGCCGGCGGCGGGAGCATCGTGAACCTCGCGTCCATCTCCGTGAAGGAGCCCATCCGCGGGCTCGTGCTCTCGAACGCGGTGCGCGCGGCGGTCGCGGGGCTCTCGAAGACGCTCGCCACCGAGCTCGGCCCCGACCGCATCCGCGTCAACGTGGTCTGCCCGGGCTACACGGCGACGGACCGCATGAAGGAGCTCATGTCGGCCCGCGCGAAGCGCGAGGGAAAGCCGTACGAGGAGATCGCGCGGTCGTTCCAGGAGTCGGTGCCGCTCGGGCGGTTCGCCGACCCCGCGGACATCGCGAGGATGGTCGCGTTCCTCGCCTCGGACGCGGCGGCGTACGTGACGGGCGTGACGGTGCAGGTGGACGGCGGCGCGGTGAAGGGACTCCTGTAG
- the iorA gene encoding indolepyruvate ferredoxin oxidoreductase subunit alpha, translating to MRVLLSGNEAVARGCYEHGVKVATAYPGTPSTEILENVVRYKDDIYCEWSPNEKVAFEVAIGASFGGVRTITAMKHVGLNVAADPLMTSTLVGGDGGFVIVSADDPGMHSSQNEQDNRYYAKFAKIPLVEPSDSQEVKDHLGTAFEISERFGTPVLFRMSTRLSHAKTPVTLGERVEVPRKEYAKDTSRRVVIPAHARRLHVKVEERLCRLAEYAETTPLNRVEEGEAKVGVISSGIAYQYARDAFPDATFLKLGMSYPFPIELVRRFAARFDRVFVVEENEPFIEDAMRVAGITNVVGKEKVPLCGELNQGIVRSALVGAGAKVTPEAVPPRPPVLCPGCPHRTTFFTLNRLRIGATSDIGCYTLGVMPPLEGLDTCLCMGASIGNALGLEKAIGRDFAKKMVAVLGDSTFVHSGMTGLADVAYNRGATTVIVLDNSTTAMTGHQDHPGTGTTLMGEPTVKLDLIALAKSMGVRHARRVNAYDVAAVRQAVREAVDSPEPSFLVVEGTCVLLERERWGPALVVDHDECVACGLCRRLGCPALSKGEDGKTTINPIFCVGSLCSVCAQVCPKKCIAPPDAARS from the coding sequence ATGCGGGTTCTTCTCTCCGGGAACGAGGCCGTCGCGAGGGGCTGCTACGAGCACGGCGTGAAGGTCGCGACGGCGTACCCGGGCACGCCGAGCACGGAGATCCTCGAGAACGTCGTCAGGTACAAGGACGACATCTACTGCGAGTGGTCGCCCAACGAGAAGGTGGCCTTCGAGGTCGCCATCGGCGCCTCGTTCGGCGGCGTCCGCACGATCACCGCGATGAAGCACGTGGGCCTCAACGTCGCGGCCGACCCGCTCATGACCTCGACGCTCGTCGGAGGCGACGGCGGGTTCGTCATCGTCTCGGCCGACGATCCAGGCATGCACTCCTCGCAGAACGAGCAGGACAACCGCTACTACGCGAAGTTCGCGAAGATCCCGCTCGTCGAGCCATCCGACTCCCAGGAGGTGAAGGACCACCTCGGGACCGCGTTCGAGATCTCGGAGCGGTTCGGCACGCCGGTGCTCTTCCGCATGTCCACGCGCCTCTCGCACGCCAAGACCCCGGTCACGCTCGGCGAGCGCGTCGAGGTCCCGCGGAAGGAGTACGCGAAGGACACCTCGCGGAGGGTCGTCATCCCGGCGCACGCGCGCAGGCTCCACGTGAAGGTCGAGGAGCGCCTCTGCCGCCTCGCGGAGTATGCCGAGACGACGCCCTTGAACCGCGTCGAGGAGGGCGAGGCGAAGGTCGGCGTCATCTCGAGCGGCATCGCGTACCAGTACGCCCGCGACGCGTTCCCCGACGCCACGTTCCTCAAGCTGGGGATGAGCTACCCCTTCCCCATCGAGCTCGTGAGGCGCTTCGCCGCGCGGTTCGACCGCGTCTTCGTCGTCGAGGAGAACGAGCCGTTCATCGAGGACGCGATGCGCGTGGCGGGCATCACGAACGTCGTGGGCAAGGAGAAGGTGCCACTCTGCGGCGAGCTCAACCAGGGCATCGTGAGGAGCGCGCTCGTCGGCGCCGGCGCGAAGGTCACGCCCGAGGCCGTGCCGCCGCGGCCGCCCGTGCTCTGCCCGGGCTGCCCGCACCGCACGACGTTCTTCACGCTCAACCGCCTGCGCATCGGCGCGACCTCGGACATCGGCTGCTACACGCTCGGCGTGATGCCGCCGCTGGAGGGGCTCGACACCTGCCTGTGCATGGGCGCCTCGATCGGCAACGCGCTCGGCCTCGAGAAGGCGATCGGGCGGGACTTCGCGAAGAAGATGGTCGCGGTGCTCGGCGACTCGACCTTCGTCCACTCGGGCATGACCGGGCTCGCCGACGTCGCGTACAACCGCGGCGCGACGACCGTGATCGTCCTCGACAACTCGACGACGGCGATGACCGGCCACCAGGACCACCCCGGCACCGGCACGACGCTCATGGGCGAGCCGACGGTGAAGCTCGACCTCATCGCGCTCGCGAAGAGCATGGGCGTCAGGCACGCGCGGCGCGTGAACGCCTACGACGTGGCCGCCGTGCGGCAGGCCGTCCGCGAGGCGGTCGACAGCCCCGAGCCCTCGTTCCTCGTCGTGGAGGGCACGTGCGTCCTCCTCGAGCGCGAACGCTGGGGCCCGGCGCTCGTCGTCGACCACGACGAGTGCGTGGCGTGCGGCCTGTGCCGCAGGCTGGGCTGCCCCGCGCTCTCGAAGGGCGAGGACGGGAAGACGACGATCAACCCCATCTTCTGCGTCGGCTCGCTGTGCTCGGTGTGCGCGCAGGTGTGCCCGAAGAAGTGCATCGCCCCGCCGGACGCGGCGAGGTCGTGA